From a region of the Constantimarinum furrinae genome:
- a CDS encoding BatD family protein, which produces MITPFNTYKKPRLPFQVKAFLFVVVFCTTSMVSAQVASTVDTTQIRIGEELKYSVWVEADTTDIVVFPEGQTFLPLEVIESYKVDTTYEQSRYRLIKKYGLTQFDSGSYTIPAQKVFINEKSFLTDSVQIEVRDVPVDTTKQKMFDIKPAIAVESPPFNFISLLLWLLPLALIAILVYVFFRRKKKREEAEKQLPPYEEAMVALKKLDDSTLLKEHRSKEFYSQLTEIVKRYLDREVDDAALESTSDELIGRLQLHKDAGHFNFDSETIRKLDSVFKRADLVKFAKMNQAEEQAIADRGVIEEIINETKEVIPEPTEEELLLNEAYLEQQRKKRRTKRILIGVVIGFLALVITGGVLISSYGLSYLKDNLIGHPTKELAEGRWIRSEYGIPAVVVETPKVLVRTPLPLPEETESAFRSNQTFAYGSMIGNLYVMVNTIVLNGEGTIDPDQALDGGLNNLENMGASNLVVKKEEFSTEKGIKGIRAHGTFNAVDSSGKQSDQQQKYEYIIFGQKNALQQVVITFTEDDPYAENVVQRIINSIEIEVAEENAP; this is translated from the coding sequence GTGATTACACCATTTAACACATATAAAAAACCACGACTGCCCTTTCAAGTAAAGGCGTTTTTGTTTGTGGTGGTGTTCTGTACCACCTCTATGGTATCTGCCCAAGTTGCTTCTACCGTAGACACTACACAAATTCGAATAGGAGAAGAACTAAAATATTCGGTTTGGGTGGAGGCCGATACCACCGATATTGTTGTATTTCCTGAAGGACAGACCTTTTTACCATTGGAGGTCATTGAATCCTATAAAGTAGACACTACCTATGAACAATCGCGTTATCGACTTATAAAAAAGTACGGACTCACTCAGTTCGATTCGGGAAGTTATACAATCCCGGCACAGAAAGTATTTATCAACGAAAAGTCCTTTTTAACCGATTCGGTACAGATCGAAGTTCGGGATGTTCCGGTAGATACTACAAAACAAAAAATGTTTGATATCAAACCGGCCATTGCTGTGGAAAGTCCGCCGTTTAATTTTATAAGCCTTCTTCTCTGGTTGCTGCCATTGGCACTAATAGCTATACTAGTCTATGTGTTTTTCAGAAGAAAAAAGAAAAGGGAAGAGGCCGAAAAACAGCTTCCGCCCTATGAAGAAGCAATGGTAGCCTTAAAAAAATTGGATGATTCGACCTTGTTAAAGGAACATCGCTCCAAAGAATTTTATTCGCAGCTTACTGAAATTGTAAAGCGTTATCTGGATAGGGAAGTCGATGATGCCGCTCTTGAAAGTACTTCAGACGAATTGATAGGAAGACTGCAATTACACAAGGATGCAGGACATTTTAATTTCGACAGTGAGACCATTCGCAAGCTCGATAGTGTTTTTAAGCGTGCCGATCTGGTGAAATTCGCGAAAATGAATCAGGCAGAGGAACAAGCCATCGCCGACAGGGGAGTGATTGAAGAGATCATTAACGAGACCAAAGAAGTGATTCCGGAGCCGACTGAGGAAGAATTATTGCTCAACGAGGCATATTTAGAACAACAAAGGAAAAAACGGCGTACTAAACGAATTTTAATAGGTGTTGTTATAGGATTCCTGGCTTTGGTGATCACGGGCGGTGTATTGATCTCCAGCTACGGACTCTCCTATTTAAAAGATAACTTAATTGGTCATCCAACCAAAGAATTGGCAGAAGGGCGCTGGATACGCAGTGAATATGGAATTCCTGCTGTAGTGGTAGAAACACCGAAGGTATTAGTGCGTACGCCATTACCATTACCGGAAGAGACCGAATCGGCATTCAGGTCGAACCAGACATTTGCGTACGGCAGTATGATTGGGAATCTGTATGTCATGGTGAACACTATTGTACTTAACGGAGAAGGAACCATTGATCCCGATCAGGCTTTAGACGGAGGTCTGAATAATCTGGAGAATATGGGCGCAAGCAACCTCGTTGTAAAAAAGGAAGAATTTTCCACCGAAAAAGGAATAAAGGGGATTCGGGCCCATGGTACTTTTAATGCTGTCGACAGTTCCGGAAAGCAAAGTGATCAGCAACAAAAATACGAGTACATTATCTTCGGGCAGAAAAATGCACTGCAACAAGTGGTAATCACTTTTACCGAAGACGATCCCTATGCCGAAAATGTAGTTCAACGAATTATTAACTCTATTGAAATAGAAGTAGCCGAAGAAAATGCTCCATAA
- a CDS encoding vWA domain-containing protein, with translation MLHNFEFVNPGFFWLFLTIPVLIAWYLWKRKQQRPELRISSIKGFKTNRNWLARLSPALFVLRLLALSLLIIALCRPRTVDESTRIKTTKGIDIVMSIDVSASMLARDLKPNRLEALKTVAARFINARPNDRIGLVEYAGESFTKTPLTSDKSIVLSSLKDITYNTVIEGGTAIGMGLATSVNRLKESRAKSKVIILLTDGVNNSGFIDPKIASELAVEFGIKVYTIGLGSNGLAQSPIGIKNDGSFMYGNVQVEIDETLLKEIANTTGGQYFRATSTTKLNEIYDEINKLEKTDIEEFKYTNYEEKFRPLVLLALALLGLEFLLRYTLFRSFV, from the coding sequence ATGCTCCATAATTTTGAATTTGTAAATCCCGGATTTTTCTGGTTGTTTCTAACAATACCGGTGCTTATTGCATGGTACTTGTGGAAGCGGAAACAGCAACGTCCCGAATTGCGAATTTCGAGCATAAAAGGATTTAAAACCAATCGAAACTGGCTGGCCAGGTTGAGCCCTGCCTTGTTTGTGCTAAGATTACTCGCACTTTCCTTACTTATAATTGCCTTGTGCCGACCCAGAACCGTGGATGAATCTACACGAATAAAGACCACAAAAGGTATTGATATTGTAATGTCTATCGATGTTTCGGCCAGTATGCTGGCAAGAGATTTAAAACCCAACCGTCTGGAAGCACTAAAAACGGTAGCGGCCCGCTTTATAAATGCACGGCCGAACGATAGAATCGGGCTTGTGGAATACGCGGGAGAAAGCTTTACCAAAACCCCGCTTACCAGTGACAAAAGCATAGTTTTGTCGTCTTTAAAGGACATTACCTATAATACAGTGATCGAAGGAGGTACGGCTATAGGAATGGGATTGGCTACCTCGGTGAACCGATTGAAGGAAAGCCGCGCTAAAAGTAAGGTCATTATTCTATTGACAGATGGAGTGAATAATTCGGGTTTTATAGATCCTAAGATCGCAAGTGAACTGGCTGTGGAATTCGGGATTAAAGTGTACACCATTGGATTGGGTTCCAACGGACTGGCTCAATCTCCCATTGGCATTAAAAATGATGGTTCATTTATGTACGGGAATGTGCAGGTTGAAATTGATGAAACCCTGTTAAAAGAGATCGCCAACACCACCGGAGGGCAGTATTTTAGGGCTACCAGCACCACCAAGCTGAATGAGATCTACGACGAGATCAACAAACTGGAAAAGACCGATATTGAAGAGTTTAAATACACCAATTACGAAGAGAAGTTCAGACCTCTGGTGCTGCTTGCACTGGCACTGTTGGGACTGGAATTTTTGTTGAGATATACGCTTTTTAGGAGTTTTGTATAA
- a CDS encoding vWA domain-containing protein, whose translation MYQLEEPIYFYLLIAIPVIVVLFMGVLIWRRQAQHKFADPELMKKLSPNRSVFKSVLKITVLCLAVACLSFAMVNPKIGTKLETVKREGVDVVFAVDVSKSMLAEDIAPNRLEKAKQLVTQIINNLAGDRIGIIGYAGSAFPQVPITTDFSSAKLFLSGMNTDMVSSQGTAINEAIEMAKSYYNDEEQTNRVLFIISDGEDHEGNVSTIAEEAANEGIKIYTIGVGTLQGGPIPIKRNGQLQYYKRDENNEQVITRLGEETLKEIASEANGEYINGSNTKEVVETVTAILNGMDKKEFDAKQFTDFKDQFQWFLGGALFLLVLDIFLLERKTAWLKKLNLFNEKEK comes from the coding sequence TTGTATCAACTGGAAGAACCCATATATTTTTATCTGCTAATCGCCATACCGGTGATCGTAGTCCTTTTTATGGGAGTACTTATATGGCGGCGACAGGCACAACATAAATTTGCCGACCCGGAGTTAATGAAAAAATTAAGTCCGAATCGCTCTGTGTTCAAATCGGTGCTTAAGATCACAGTGCTGTGTCTGGCCGTGGCGTGTTTGAGCTTTGCCATGGTAAACCCGAAGATTGGCACCAAACTAGAGACGGTAAAACGAGAAGGAGTTGATGTGGTTTTTGCCGTAGATGTTTCCAAGAGTATGCTGGCCGAGGACATTGCTCCCAACAGGTTGGAAAAGGCAAAGCAACTGGTTACTCAGATCATTAACAATCTGGCGGGTGACCGTATAGGGATCATTGGCTATGCCGGCAGTGCTTTTCCGCAGGTTCCTATTACCACCGATTTCTCTTCGGCTAAATTGTTTTTATCCGGAATGAATACCGATATGGTTTCCTCACAAGGAACTGCCATAAATGAGGCCATAGAAATGGCGAAATCCTATTATAATGATGAAGAGCAGACCAACCGGGTACTCTTTATTATTTCAGATGGTGAAGATCACGAAGGGAATGTGAGTACTATTGCTGAAGAAGCTGCAAATGAAGGCATAAAGATATATACTATTGGTGTTGGAACGCTTCAGGGGGGACCTATTCCTATAAAGCGCAACGGGCAGCTTCAGTATTACAAAAGAGACGAAAACAATGAGCAGGTGATCACGCGCTTGGGAGAAGAGACCCTTAAGGAGATCGCTTCCGAAGCAAATGGAGAATATATAAACGGGAGCAATACCAAAGAAGTGGTGGAAACGGTCACTGCCATTCTCAATGGAATGGATAAAAAAGAATTTGATGCTAAGCAGTTTACCGACTTTAAGGACCAATTTCAATGGTTTTTAGGCGGGGCATTATTTTTGCTGGTATTAGATATATTTTTGCTGGAGCGGAAGACCGCTTGGCTTAAAAAATTGAATTTGTTTAATGAAAAGGAAAAGTAA
- a CDS encoding tetratricopeptide repeat protein, with the protein MKRKSKMRVFSFNFFGNMLRSMNGAYILVVSLFLTGAVFGQTDREKRKLMNETNQLLADASEDLNENNFPQAEADYRKAVAIDPLGETARYNLGNAYYNKTMNEEAIRRFGQAANAATGKPEKHKAFHNLGNAYMNTKNYQAAVEAYKNALRNNPTDEETRYNLALAKDLLEKNPPQGGGDDNKDDENKDNKDKENEDDKGENDDGKDGDDKKEEDKGEEKDENKEGDNKEDKGNPDKPNEQKEGDKPQQQQPVPGKLSPQQVKNLLEAMNNEEKKVQDKINAQKQKGAKVKSNKDW; encoded by the coding sequence ATGAAAAGGAAAAGTAAGATGAGGGTATTCAGTTTTAATTTCTTCGGAAATATGTTAAGGTCAATGAATGGAGCATATATCCTTGTGGTATCTCTGTTTCTTACGGGCGCTGTTTTTGGGCAAACCGATAGGGAGAAACGGAAGCTCATGAACGAGACAAATCAATTATTGGCAGATGCTTCTGAAGACCTTAATGAAAATAATTTTCCTCAAGCTGAAGCCGATTACCGAAAGGCAGTGGCTATAGATCCCTTGGGTGAAACAGCGCGTTACAATCTGGGAAATGCTTACTACAATAAAACCATGAACGAGGAAGCCATCAGGCGCTTTGGTCAGGCGGCAAACGCAGCCACGGGTAAGCCTGAAAAACACAAGGCGTTTCACAATTTAGGGAATGCCTATATGAACACTAAGAATTATCAGGCAGCAGTAGAAGCCTATAAGAATGCTCTTCGCAATAATCCAACCGATGAAGAAACGCGGTATAATCTCGCGTTGGCCAAAGATTTGCTTGAAAAGAATCCTCCTCAGGGTGGTGGTGATGATAACAAGGACGATGAGAATAAAGACAATAAGGATAAGGAGAATGAGGATGATAAGGGCGAAAACGATGACGGTAAGGACGGAGATGATAAAAAAGAGGAAGACAAGGGAGAGGAGAAGGACGAAAATAAAGAAGGGGATAATAAGGAAGATAAAGGAAATCCCGACAAGCCTAACGAGCAGAAGGAAGGCGATAAACCTCAGCAACAACAACCCGTTCCCGGAAAGTTATCACCTCAACAAGTGAAGAATTTGCTAGAGGCAATGAATAATGAAGAAAAGAAGGTTCAGGATAAAATAAATGCTCAAAAACAAAAGGGAGCTAAAGTAAAATCGAACAAAGACTGGTAA
- a CDS encoding BatD family protein: MQLKRFIVLILFLSGSITALAQVSFNAQVSKKRLGINERLRVDFEMNKDGDNFNPPSFEGFRVVGGPNQAISNSYINGKRSYSKTYSYFLSPQARGNFTIGQATIEIDGEIYKTLPITVEVTAAVERPLDENNADYVASENVHLVAEISNANPYLNEAITVTYKLYVSHDVSITSNWREIDTPKYADFWSQNIDNRGNFKVLNGKYNGEDYRYVILRTTVLYPQKTGKLEIEPLTLDVPIDVETNKRDLFGRRLRTRVNKTISAGNRTIDVKPLPLENRPDNFDGAVGNFSFDVSTSKTKLDANESLELTVKVDGKGNLKLFNLPAIKLPGSLEMYEPERSNSVQTFADGMRGSSSETYTVVPQFKGTYPIRPISFSFFDPKAEKYVSLSSQEIIIDVENGPVTTQNNTSSNTGDTNTAVSLSEDQFKFIKLDADLEAIGGDNFFRSPLFWTLLGGPLLLIPLFIIAGKKRKQRLNDVVGNKLRKAEKLARKYLSEAKRNMQDKNLFYESLERALHNYLKAKIAIETAEMSKDRIATLLTDRQVSLAHVNQFTDLLKSCEYARYTPASNVTIEKDYSRSVEVISAIDKQIQ, encoded by the coding sequence ATGCAACTTAAGCGTTTCATAGTGTTAATTCTATTCCTTTCGGGGAGTATCACTGCATTGGCTCAGGTATCTTTTAATGCCCAAGTGAGTAAAAAGCGACTGGGAATTAACGAAAGACTTCGAGTAGATTTTGAAATGAATAAGGATGGAGATAATTTTAATCCACCTAGTTTTGAGGGCTTTCGGGTGGTTGGTGGCCCCAATCAGGCGATCAGTAATTCTTATATTAACGGCAAGCGCAGTTACTCCAAAACCTATTCCTACTTTCTGTCTCCGCAGGCCAGAGGTAATTTTACGATTGGGCAGGCAACCATTGAGATCGATGGGGAAATTTATAAAACCTTGCCAATTACAGTTGAGGTCACGGCTGCCGTGGAAAGACCATTGGACGAGAACAATGCCGATTATGTTGCCAGTGAGAACGTGCATCTGGTTGCGGAAATTTCAAATGCCAATCCCTACCTTAACGAAGCGATAACGGTCACCTACAAGCTTTACGTTTCACACGATGTAAGTATCACGAGCAACTGGAGAGAAATAGACACTCCAAAATATGCCGACTTCTGGAGTCAGAATATCGACAATCGAGGAAATTTCAAGGTGCTGAACGGGAAATACAATGGTGAAGATTATCGCTATGTGATCTTGCGAACAACTGTTCTTTATCCGCAAAAAACCGGGAAACTCGAGATCGAACCCTTAACGCTGGATGTTCCAATCGATGTAGAGACCAACAAGCGGGATCTCTTTGGGAGAAGATTGCGCACCAGAGTCAATAAAACCATTTCGGCAGGAAACCGAACCATTGATGTGAAACCACTTCCTTTGGAAAATCGCCCCGATAATTTTGACGGTGCAGTGGGGAATTTCAGTTTTGATGTTTCCACCTCCAAAACCAAACTCGATGCGAACGAATCGCTTGAGCTTACCGTAAAAGTGGATGGAAAAGGAAACCTTAAATTATTCAACCTTCCCGCTATAAAACTTCCCGGATCCCTAGAGATGTATGAGCCCGAACGATCCAATTCGGTTCAAACCTTTGCCGATGGGATGCGAGGAAGTTCTTCCGAAACCTACACTGTAGTGCCTCAGTTTAAGGGAACCTATCCTATTCGACCTATCTCATTCTCCTTTTTCGACCCTAAGGCAGAAAAATATGTGAGCCTTAGTTCACAAGAGATCATTATCGATGTAGAAAACGGTCCGGTAACGACCCAAAACAATACCAGTAGCAACACCGGAGATACCAATACAGCTGTTTCACTGTCTGAAGATCAGTTTAAATTTATTAAACTCGATGCCGATCTGGAAGCTATTGGCGGAGATAATTTCTTTAGATCACCATTATTCTGGACCTTACTGGGCGGACCATTATTGTTAATTCCATTATTTATCATCGCCGGTAAGAAACGAAAGCAACGACTAAATGATGTCGTTGGAAATAAACTTCGGAAGGCAGAAAAACTTGCCAGAAAATATCTTTCTGAAGCTAAGCGGAACATGCAGGATAAGAATCTCTTTTACGAATCTTTGGAACGGGCGTTACACAATTATCTAAAGGCCAAGATCGCCATAGAAACAGCCGAAATGTCCAAAGACAGGATCGCCACCTTGCTTACCGATCGTCAGGTTTCTTTAGCACATGTAAATCAGTTTACAGACCTACTTAAGAGTTGTGAATATGCACGGTATACACCGGCTTCAAATGTGACAATTGAAAAGGATTACAGCCGCTCCGTAGAAGTGATTTCAGCAATAGATAAACAGATTCAGTAA
- a CDS encoding tetratricopeptide repeat protein, with protein MKQLIIILAFLVSVLGMAQTETLFEQGVARYKTANYQEAVTAWMKVLDEGEHSAALYFNLGNAHYKLNNIGPSIYYYEKALQLDPGDTDIKNNLLFAQNARVDAIEAMPQTIFKRWNSRISGVLSVDGWAVAAVVFSLAFVVLFLLYYFSASERRKRLLFATSISCVLLLFVTLAIAFNTHSEALKDKPAIVFAESSDVKSGPTLGSEVSFTIHEGTKVQVLTIEESWARIQLANGKDGWVPLSDIKQL; from the coding sequence GTGAAACAACTTATTATCATACTTGCGTTTTTAGTTTCCGTACTTGGAATGGCACAAACTGAGACCTTGTTTGAGCAGGGAGTCGCCAGGTATAAGACTGCCAATTATCAGGAGGCTGTTACAGCCTGGATGAAGGTTCTGGACGAGGGTGAGCATTCGGCTGCCTTGTATTTTAATCTAGGAAACGCACATTACAAGCTCAACAATATAGGCCCCAGTATCTATTATTATGAAAAAGCGCTTCAACTGGATCCGGGAGATACGGATATAAAAAACAATCTGTTGTTTGCTCAAAACGCACGGGTGGACGCCATTGAAGCGATGCCGCAAACGATATTTAAACGGTGGAATTCGCGTATATCGGGAGTGCTTAGTGTGGACGGCTGGGCTGTGGCGGCTGTCGTCTTTTCTTTGGCTTTTGTGGTGTTGTTCCTGTTGTATTATTTCTCTGCTTCGGAACGTAGAAAGCGTCTGTTGTTTGCTACTTCCATAAGTTGTGTGCTTCTGCTTTTTGTAACACTGGCCATTGCATTTAACACCCATTCTGAAGCATTAAAGGACAAACCTGCGATCGTATTTGCGGAAAGCAGTGACGTAAAAAGCGGACCAACACTTGGTAGTGAAGTTTCATTTACTATTCACGAAGGTACCAAAGTACAGGTGCTCACTATTGAAGAGTCCTGGGCGAGAATTCAGTTGGCGAATGGTAAAGACGGCTGGGTCCCGCTTTCAGATATAAAGCAATTGTAG
- a CDS encoding CvpA family protein: protein MNVIDIVLGILLLIAFYRGIKKGLFVAITSFVGLIAGVYGAIYFSDYAAAYISSWFDWGTQTTQLVAFAVTFVIIVSLVTLAGKFLTKIADFAALGLINKLLGGIFNLLTWAFIYSVFFMFLNSWPDLPMNISEERKENSVLYKPVASLAPMIIPHILKEVDELKNTEEDTPEQPTEEN, encoded by the coding sequence ATGAATGTGATCGATATTGTTTTGGGAATTCTATTGTTAATCGCATTCTACCGTGGAATTAAAAAAGGTCTCTTTGTAGCGATCACTTCATTTGTGGGACTTATTGCCGGGGTTTACGGTGCTATTTATTTTTCAGATTATGCAGCTGCATATATTTCGAGCTGGTTCGATTGGGGGACTCAAACCACGCAACTGGTTGCTTTTGCAGTTACTTTTGTGATCATTGTAAGCCTAGTCACTCTGGCAGGAAAATTTCTCACAAAAATTGCAGATTTTGCTGCTTTAGGACTCATCAATAAACTACTTGGAGGTATATTTAATTTACTTACCTGGGCCTTTATTTACAGCGTTTTCTTTATGTTCTTGAACTCATGGCCGGATTTACCTATGAATATTTCAGAAGAACGAAAAGAGAATTCTGTATTGTATAAGCCTGTTGCTTCTCTGGCACCTATGATCATCCCCCATATTCTGAAAGAAGTAGACGAATTGAAAAACACAGAGGAGGACACTCCCGAACAGCCTACCGAAGAAAATTAA
- the pheS gene encoding phenylalanine--tRNA ligase subunit alpha, with the protein MIDKIKKHIAEVEAFSSTSKDEIEAFRIKYLGKKGLLNEFFAEFKNVPNDQKKEFGQVVNTLKNVAQEKVNDLTESIDAAQVASGIYDDLSRPGEPVELGSRHPISIVKNKIIDIFSRIGFNVSEGPEIEDDWHNFSALNLPEYHPARDMQDTFFIQTDPDVLLRTHTSSVQVRYMENNKPPIRTISPGRVYRNEAISARSHCFFHQVEGLYVDKGVSFADLKQTLQYFTTQMFGKSKIRLRPSYFPFTEPSAEVDVYWGLETETDYKMTKGTGWLEIMGCGMVDPNVLENCGIDSETYTGFAFGMGIDRIALLLHQIPDIRMFSENDLRFLQQFKNAD; encoded by the coding sequence ATGATCGATAAAATTAAAAAACACATTGCCGAAGTTGAAGCTTTTTCGTCCACTTCCAAAGACGAAATTGAAGCTTTCCGAATAAAATATCTTGGTAAAAAGGGATTGCTTAACGAATTTTTTGCCGAATTTAAAAATGTTCCCAACGACCAAAAAAAAGAATTCGGCCAGGTAGTGAATACGTTAAAGAATGTAGCACAGGAAAAGGTAAATGATTTAACCGAATCCATAGATGCGGCTCAGGTGGCTTCCGGAATCTACGACGATCTTTCCCGTCCGGGTGAACCTGTTGAACTTGGGTCCCGACATCCCATTTCTATAGTAAAGAATAAGATCATCGATATTTTTTCGCGTATAGGGTTTAATGTTTCTGAAGGCCCCGAAATTGAAGATGACTGGCATAACTTTAGTGCGTTGAACTTACCCGAATACCATCCGGCGCGCGATATGCAGGATACCTTTTTTATTCAAACCGATCCGGACGTTTTGTTGAGAACACATACCTCTTCGGTTCAGGTACGATATATGGAGAATAACAAGCCTCCAATTAGAACAATTTCGCCCGGAAGAGTGTATAGAAATGAAGCTATTTCGGCGCGATCGCATTGTTTCTTTCATCAGGTGGAAGGATTGTATGTAGACAAGGGTGTGAGTTTTGCCGATCTGAAACAAACACTTCAGTACTTCACAACGCAAATGTTCGGAAAATCAAAGATACGTTTGCGTCCGTCTTATTTTCCTTTTACCGAACCCAGTGCCGAAGTAGATGTCTACTGGGGACTGGAGACCGAAACCGATTATAAAATGACCAAGGGTACCGGCTGGCTTGAGATCATGGGCTGCGGGATGGTTGATCCCAATGTTCTGGAAAACTGCGGAATTGATTCGGAAACTTATACCGGCTTTGCGTTTGGTATGGGAATAGACCGAATCGCTTTACTCCTGCATCAGATCCCGGATATTAGGATGTTTAGTGAAAACGACCTGCGCTTTTTACAACAATTTAAGAACGCCGATTAA
- a CDS encoding NAD(P)H-dependent glycerol-3-phosphate dehydrogenase, with protein sequence MSKNKTFAVFGGGSWATAIVKMLCENLDEVGWYMRSTYAIEHIKKEDHNPNYLSSVEFKPQQLKLSNDINEMVSYADYLIFVIPSAFLHEELEKLTVSLKGKNIVSAIKGIVPESSLIVGDHFYTNYNIPLKDIAVITGPCHAEEVALERLSYLTIACADEEKAEFIATKLRSDYIKCSTSDDIMGTEYAAMLKNIYAIAAGIARGLGYGDNFQSVLMSNAIREMKRYVKKVHKMKRDINDSAYLGDLLVTGYSTFSRNRMFGTMIGKGYTVKSAQLEMSMIAEGYYATKSAHELNEKRGKKKAKTPIINAVYEILYENKEPKKVFQKLTEKLN encoded by the coding sequence ATGTCTAAGAATAAAACATTTGCCGTTTTTGGCGGTGGAAGCTGGGCTACGGCCATCGTTAAGATGCTGTGCGAAAATTTGGATGAAGTTGGCTGGTATATGCGAAGTACCTATGCCATCGAGCATATAAAAAAAGAGGATCATAACCCCAATTACCTGAGTTCGGTTGAGTTTAAACCTCAACAGCTAAAACTTAGTAACGACATTAATGAAATGGTGTCTTATGCAGATTATCTCATCTTTGTGATCCCTTCGGCCTTTTTACATGAAGAACTGGAAAAGCTTACGGTTTCTTTAAAAGGCAAGAATATCGTTTCGGCCATTAAAGGAATCGTTCCTGAAAGTAGTCTTATAGTAGGCGATCATTTCTATACGAATTACAATATTCCGTTAAAGGATATTGCTGTGATCACGGGACCCTGTCATGCCGAAGAAGTTGCCCTCGAACGTCTTTCATACCTCACCATCGCCTGCGCCGATGAAGAAAAAGCCGAGTTTATTGCTACCAAGTTGCGAAGTGATTATATAAAATGCTCCACAAGTGACGATATCATGGGTACCGAATACGCGGCCATGCTAAAGAATATTTATGCCATTGCCGCCGGAATTGCCCGTGGTTTGGGTTATGGAGATAATTTTCAGAGTGTATTGATGAGCAACGCCATTCGCGAAATGAAGCGCTATGTAAAAAAGGTACACAAAATGAAGCGCGACATTAATGACTCGGCCTATCTGGGCGATCTTTTGGTGACCGGATATTCAACTTTTAGCCGTAACCGAATGTTTGGAACCATGATAGGGAAAGGGTATACCGTTAAAAGTGCTCAGCTTGAAATGAGTATGATCGCCGAAGGGTATTACGCCACAAAAAGCGCGCATGAACTCAATGAAAAGCGCGGCAAGAAGAAGGCGAAGACTCCTATTATTAATGCGGTTTATGAAATTCTATACGAAAATAAAGAGCCTAAAAAAGTCTTTCAAAAGCTCACTGAAAAATTAAACTAG
- a CDS encoding nicotinic acid mononucleotide adenyltransferase: MKTIRQFFGFTLLALLLNSCYSEVIVDDPPHHGDPVNTVTLGQLLSDYELWYVDIDRSVGNGYIPFMQKAFTMSFRNGTVYANNNLVGIGEQGNGYGISVGYYDTFDFILDISHDIDGFHSFEVTQLSGNEIELYYAPLNLSYILVGYQRGTFDYDKVFYDNIHYFLQEYVTWEKTFTSVYGELNEFDNENFVQFLPGGGEDNFRSSQDPSGTNIYELYWDYTGIYNVDDVPGDYYLKYLTLDYDYLGNEYFELSVNNDSTIELFHAASGTLYRFTGRGYIQYKTPGEGKLRESKATIAKQMKKISNF; the protein is encoded by the coding sequence ATGAAAACGATTAGACAATTTTTTGGATTTACCTTGTTAGCCTTGTTGCTCAATTCCTGCTATAGCGAAGTGATAGTAGATGACCCACCGCATCATGGCGATCCGGTGAACACCGTTACCTTAGGGCAATTGCTTTCAGATTATGAACTATGGTATGTAGATATAGATCGTAGTGTTGGAAACGGCTATATCCCCTTTATGCAGAAAGCATTTACCATGTCGTTTAGAAACGGAACGGTGTACGCCAACAATAATCTGGTTGGAATAGGAGAGCAGGGAAATGGCTATGGAATTTCGGTTGGCTATTACGATACCTTCGATTTTATTTTGGATATTTCTCATGATATTGATGGTTTTCACTCATTCGAGGTGACTCAGTTAAGCGGGAATGAAATTGAATTGTATTATGCGCCGCTCAATCTGTCTTATATATTGGTAGGGTATCAACGTGGTACCTTCGATTACGACAAGGTGTTTTATGATAATATCCACTATTTTCTTCAGGAGTACGTGACCTGGGAAAAAACCTTCACCAGCGTTTATGGAGAATTAAACGAGTTTGATAACGAAAACTTTGTTCAGTTCCTTCCCGGAGGTGGTGAAGATAATTTCAGAAGTTCTCAGGATCCTAGCGGAACCAATATATACGAACTGTATTGGGATTATACAGGAATTTATAATGTTGATGATGTACCGGGTGATTATTACCTGAAATATTTAACACTAGATTATGATTATCTGGGCAATGAATACTTCGAACTGAGCGTTAATAATGACAGCACGATAGAATTGTTTCACGCTGCTTCCGGTACTTTATATCGCTTTACAGGAAGAGGATATATTCAGTACAAAACGCCCGGTGAAGGGAAGTTGCGGGAGTCTAAAGCGACGATCGCAAAACAAATGAAGAAGATCAGCAATTTTTAA